A window of Chloracidobacterium sp. N contains these coding sequences:
- a CDS encoding DUF4388 domain-containing protein, with product MTSPLLQGDLIQDALPDVIRRIYTRRLSGELTVNHQALTKSIYFELGAIVFARSNDRADRIGESMMRHGLLSQENFLRASEAMTRGKRFGRVLVEQGIISERELSNAVTFQILGIIYSMFEWTSGQYRFTNQEKPVPDDLRLELSTANIILEGVRRIRDFSVIQRGMGDLNRLIGPASNPLLRTQSLSLKPIERQLVNGINIPMNVLQAMMLVSAPPNAVLQALYGLISAGILERHAAPVVNRETGQMEIPAEVVEQAVSAPPVIPPREADAAAKRTGSLKAVNMLLAMQARLDTTNDPHEILGVSPHATRDEIRDAYYRLAKDFHPDRHLNATLETRRQVDAIFARITEAYEAIRDGGDKSSVLTPMPLASATPAPRGSAPLPSAPPGETTAQREARAEKAFQDARAKIANRDFVSAVALLREAVTLNPDASRYHLLLGTTLAAHPKMQREAEHALKKAAELDQFNAAPLVALGQLYARANMNIQAEKMFNEALRLDPESKAARKGLDAIKSTKGGGFFDKLFKK from the coding sequence GTGACGAGTCCACTGTTGCAGGGTGATCTCATTCAGGATGCGCTGCCGGATGTCATCCGGCGGATTTACACCCGGCGTCTGAGCGGTGAACTGACAGTGAACCACCAGGCGCTCACCAAGTCCATCTACTTTGAACTCGGCGCCATTGTCTTTGCGCGGAGCAATGACCGCGCCGACCGCATTGGCGAAAGCATGATGCGTCACGGCCTGCTGTCGCAGGAGAACTTCCTGCGCGCCTCAGAAGCCATGACCCGTGGGAAGCGGTTTGGCCGCGTGCTGGTCGAGCAGGGCATCATTTCCGAGCGGGAGCTGTCCAACGCCGTCACCTTTCAGATTCTGGGTATCATCTACTCGATGTTCGAGTGGACGAGCGGGCAGTATCGCTTTACCAACCAGGAAAAACCCGTACCGGATGACCTGCGGCTGGAGCTTTCGACGGCGAACATCATTCTGGAAGGCGTCCGCCGCATCCGGGATTTCAGTGTTATCCAGCGTGGGATGGGGGATCTGAACCGTCTCATCGGCCCGGCGAGCAACCCTCTGCTGCGGACCCAGTCGTTGTCGCTCAAGCCCATCGAGCGGCAGTTGGTGAACGGTATCAACATTCCCATGAACGTGTTGCAGGCGATGATGCTGGTCAGCGCCCCGCCCAACGCCGTTCTTCAGGCGCTGTACGGTTTGATCTCGGCCGGAATTCTGGAGCGTCACGCCGCGCCGGTTGTCAACCGGGAGACCGGGCAGATGGAAATTCCGGCTGAAGTGGTCGAGCAGGCGGTGAGTGCGCCGCCGGTGATTCCCCCACGGGAGGCGGACGCTGCCGCCAAGCGGACCGGCTCGCTCAAGGCCGTCAACATGCTGCTGGCGATGCAGGCCCGGCTCGATACGACGAATGATCCGCATGAAATTCTCGGCGTCTCGCCCCATGCCACGCGGGATGAGATTCGGGATGCTTACTACCGGCTGGCCAAGGACTTTCATCCCGACCGCCACCTCAACGCCACGCTGGAGACCCGCCGCCAGGTGGATGCCATTTTCGCGCGGATTACGGAGGCCTATGAGGCCATCCGGGATGGTGGGGACAAGTCCTCGGTGCTGACGCCCATGCCGCTGGCTTCCGCCACCCCGGCGCCACGGGGGAGTGCCCCGCTGCCGTCGGCACCACCGGGTGAGACCACGGCCCAGCGCGAGGCCCGGGCAGAGAAGGCTTTTCAGGACGCCCGCGCCAAAATTGCCAACCGCGATTTTGTCAGTGCCGTGGCTTTGCTGCGGGAGGCCGTGACCCTCAACCCCGACGCCTCCCGCTATCACCTGCTGTTGGGCACGACGCTCGCGGCGCATCCCAAGATGCAGCGGGAAGCTGAACATGCCCTCAAGAAAGCGGCCGAACTGGACCAGTTCAACGCCGCGCCCCTCGTTGCGCTGGGGCAGCTTTATGCCCGCGCCAACATGAATATTCAGGCGGAAAAAATGTTCAATGAAGCCCTGCGCCTCGATCCTGAGTCCAAAGCGGCGCGCAAGGGACTCGATGCCATCAAGTCCACCAAAGGCGGCGGGTTTTTTGACAAGCTGTTCAAGAAGTAG